The following is a genomic window from Desulforhopalus sp..
CTACAGCAGAGGGGACTCTTTTTAGTACCCCCTTGAGGGGTGTACGTACCTTGGTGGTTTTTTGGTCACCAAGGTTTTGCCGAACTTGTTTTCTTGTTTTTTAAAACAGCTTTTCGGGAGTAAGGTACTAAAGCCGGTAAGGAGAATCAGCATGCAAGCTTTCAATATCTATCTATGCGGTGTCGGTGGCCAGGGAATAGGCCTTCTCTCGGAAATCCTGTTGCGGGCCTCGGATTATGCCGGCTATTGCGCCAAGGCGGTGGATACTCATGGCCTGGCCCAGCGCGGCGGCACGGTGATTTCCCAGATCCGCCTCGGCGACATGGTTCATACGCCGCTCATCCCGGAAAGAGGAGCCGATCTGGTGGTTGCCCTGGAGCGCCACGAAGCCCTGCGTGCCGTGCAGGCGGCCCTGCGCGATGGCGGCACCCTGGTGTATTACGATACGGCGCTGCAACCCTTGGGGGTGAGACTGGGCAGGGAAGATGAGATCAGCACCGATGTGCTCGACGCGGCATGCGCCCAGCGGGGGATAGGGGTCTGTCGTGTGTCACGGACCAATATCCCCGATACCAGGATGGAAAATATCGTTGTGCTGTCGACAATTCATCGGCAGAAACTGATTCCCGGCCTGGAAACGGACCACTTCCTCCGAGCCATGGAAGATCTGCTGAGTGGAGCGGTGCTTGCGGCAAATCTCCAGCTTTTTCACCAGGCTTGAAGTATGGGCTGTTTCGGAGCAGGCTGAACCTTCCGGCCGCCATGCAGAAACTGAGAGCTATTCTTCACATTCTCTTCACCTTCGATCCGGCGGCGCGGCTCGACCTCTTTCGCGCCTTCCCGGCCATTCGCAGATTTTTCTCCCACCGCTCGAATATCGCCATCCTCAGAACCTTTGGCGATATAGCCTTTTCGGGCCTGATCATCCTGGGGATCTTCGGGCCTCAGGACCCAGAGCGCAATATCACCCTGTTTCTTGCCTGGGGTGTGTGGTGGACCGGGGTGGTGTTGAGCTGGTTTTTCGTCGGCAAACTGTGGTGCGGGGTCTGCCCTTTTCTTGGGATCGGCCGTCTGCTGCAGAAGATAGGTCTTAGCTTCAACCTTGAGCCGCCGCACGCCCTGCGCCGCAATTTCATTCATATCGCCGTCCTGCTTTTCGCCGCGATCATCTGGGCCGAAGCGGTCACCGACCTGAAACACAGCCCGCTCGGTACCGCCTTGCTGCTGCTGTCCATCCTCGCCGGCGCGACCATTATGGCCGTGCTGTTCAAGCACCAGGCCTGGTGCCGCTATGTCTGTCCCTTGGGTAAAATCATTGGAGCAGGCGCCACGATGTCAATGATTGAGCTCCGGGCCAGTCAGGAAACCTGCCGGACCTGCCGTAAAACCGCCTGCAAGAAGGGACGGCCGGGCCTGCGCGGTTGCCCGGTGTATCTCGGCGCCCACAATGTCCGCAATAGCCTTGACTGCCTGCTCTGCGGCCGTTGTGTCCTGCTCTGCGAAAAGGATTCACCGCGCCTGCTGCTCCGCAATCCCTTTGTTGAGGTGGTAGCCGCCAGGGGCCGCGAACTTACCAGCATCTTGATCATACCCTTTCTCGCCGGTTCCCAGTGGGCACGGTTCATCCAGGAAAGTGACTGGTATTTTGCCACCTTGCAATCGACCGGGATGCCTCCGCCGGTCATCTTCACTGCTCTGCTGCTTCTCTGCTTCTTCGCTTTTATCGGCCTTGTCAGCCTTGGCAACCGCTTCCTGGGGACGAAGAAGACGGGCTTACCCCTCCAGTCCTCACCGATGATTCCGGTGCTCACCCCTCTGGCCCTGAGCGGCGAATTGATCTACCGCCTCGACTACCTTCTCACCGAAGCGGGGAAGTTCCCGGCGGTAATCGCCGGGCAATTCAATCTGCCGGGCACCGGTCTTTCGTTTACTATACATCCCTGGCTGTTGAATGGATTGTCGCTGCTTCTTCTTGTCCTGGGCGCCCTTGGCAGTCTCTATGTCATTTCCCTGTTTCAGCGCAGCAAGGCCACCTCCATGCCCGATGCCCGGTCCCGGCAGGTGCTGCGGCTCATGGTCGCTGGAGTGGCCCTCGTCTATCTGCTGTTGATCCTTTAGCACCTCTTCGCACCGCACAAGGGCAAAGATTTCGTTTGAACAGACAGGCTGAGAATCCAGCTTTTAAGGGCCAAAAGCAAGATACAATTTTCTTGGGAATGAATGGGATAGCCCGCCTGGAAATACAGGTGTGAGCTGTGATATAACAAAAAGAGCAAATGAATACTGGGGCATCGCTACAGATAAAAAACACCACGGGAGAGATCATGGAGAATATTAAATTTGTACTCGACAGAGACCCGCAGGAACGGGAATTTCAACAGGCCGTGCATGAAGTTTTCGAGTCCATCCAGCCGGTGCTGGACAAGAATCCGCAGTACCGCCGTCAGGCGATCCTGGAACGTATTGTCGAGCCGGAGCGGGTCATTCTGTTTCGGGTGCCGTGGATCGATGACCAGGGACAGGTCCGGGTCAACCGGGGCTTTCGCATCCAGATGAACAGCGCCATCGGCCCATACAAGGGCGGCCTGCGTTTCCATCCCTCGGTGAATCTCAGTATCCTCAAGTTCCTGGCCTTCGAGCAGGTTTTCAAGAATGCATTGACCTCGCTGCCCATGGGCGGCGGGAAGGGGGGGGCGGATTTCGATCCCAAGGGCAAGTCGGAAAATGAAGTCATGCGTTTCTGCCAGAGCTTTATGACCGAGCTGTTTCGTTATATTGGGCCAAACACCGATGTGCCAGCGGGTGATATCGGTGTTGGCGCCCGGGAGATCGGCTATCTCTTTGGCATGTATAAAAAGCTGGCGGGCGAGTTCACCGGTGTCCTCACCGGCAAGAGCCTCAATTGGGGCGGCAGCCTCATTCGTCCCGAGGCCACCGGCTACGGCTGTGTCTACTTTGCCGCGGAGATGCTGGCGACGCGCAGCCAAACCCTGGAAGGCAAGACCTGTCTGGTCTCCGGGGCCGGAAACGTCGCCCAGTACACCATCGAAAAACTCCTCGATCTTGGCGCCAAACCGGTGACCTGCTCTGATTCCTCCGGCTATATCTATGATCCGCAGGGCATCGACCGGGCCAAACTGGCCTTTCTCAAGGATTTGAAAAACCTTCGCCGCGGCCGGGTCAGTGCCTATGCCGAAAAGTATCCGGAAGCGGTCTATACCGCTGCCGATCATGACCTCGGCTACAATCCGCTATGGAACCATAAGGCCGACTGCGCCTTCCCCTGTGCCACCCAGAACGAAATCAACGAGCAGGATGCCAACAACCTGGTGAACAATGGCGTCACTGCACTAGCCGAAGGTGCGAATATGCCGACCACTCCGGAAGGCGTCAATATCTTCCTCGACCATAAACTGCTGTACGGACCGGGGAAAGCCGCCAATGCCGGCGGGGTTTCCGTTTCCGGGCTGGAGATGTCGCAGAACTCCATGCGCCTCAACTGGCCGCGTGAGGAGGTTGATAAACGGTTGAAGGGGATTATGCAGAATATTCACCGGATGTGTAAGGAAACCGCCGAGCACTATGGTGCTCCCGGCAACTATGTGGTGGGGGCCAACATCGCCGGCTTTGTCAAGGTGGTCAATTCGATGATTGACCAGGGCGTGGTGTAGACTACAACCATTAAAAGCTCAGGCAGCATCCCCGATCGATGCCGCCTGATACTGCCGGAGTGGGCTCTAACGATTTTAATTCTGGCTGCGTTAATCTGCCTGTTTGGATTTTCGTTCGATGTCGTTTTTAAATGATTTTACGGAGGCATTATGGAACTTCGTTAATCCCAGGGACTTTATCCGTACTTCATAGGAGTGTGCCAGGCATTCGATATCGCCACATTTGTTGCGTTTTTTTAGCCAGGCCTCTTGTTCCTCCATGACGGTCTTTTTATCTGTTTTCAGGGCGTCAATGAAATAAGCATACATGGTCTTATCGAGTTTTCGAAGCTCTTCGTCGCCGCAAATCATTTTTTCGATATCGGTAGATGGTTGATTGCAATTTAACCGTTCCGCCCGAGCGTCTGCGGTTGTAAAAAATGACAGGCTTATGATTGAAACAGCTAACAGAGTCTGTTGTTTAAAAGATGTGCCGAGTCGTGCTGCAAATGGAGTTTTCATATGCTTGTCCTCTTATATAAAGATGAAACCACTGTACCTCAACATAACTGGACTGAACTGCCTGAGAATATAATAGAGAACCTTTTACAGCCAGCCTCTGGCAACCGATAGCCTTCGGGAAAAAGGCCGATAGGCATTCTGTGCCCATAGAATGCCGCTTCCAAGCTTGAAAGAGGTGAATCTTTCATGTACATTCAATTTTGAGGCTACCATGTGTTGCTCCGGTTATCAATATGAAATTATAGTAATTATTGTGGGACGAAGAAGGTGTTCTTGCGTGCGATGAGACCACAGGGGGAGAATGGCTTGTCGAATTGCCTCTCATACCGAAAGGGGAAAGAAAAAGTGATTTCATCGAATGCAATGCCTTGCTGTCTTTCCCGCTTTTTTTGGGTCCTTTTGCTGCATTTTATAGTACTTCCAGGGACTATTTTTTGTCTGATACCGGTCAATGCGGAAGCGCAGGATGGCGCTGTCGTCGAGCAGGCAGCCCCACAGTTCCTGCGGGCACTGAAGGCTCAACCGGAATTTAAGGTGGCGGTACTGCCCATGGAAAACCTCACCGTCGAGGGAGATATCGCCTTTCACTTCCGGACCCGGCTGCAGGAACGGCTGCGGGCCAAAGGCTTTTCATTGATTGATTCGGGGCTGATCGATGAATCGTTGTACAAGCTCGGAGTCGCCCATGCCGGGCAGCTGAAATTGCTGCCTTTTGCCGAGCTGCAAAAACTTACCTCCGCCGATGGCTTTCTTTCCGGGGTGGTTGAACAGGGTGCGGTGCAGCATGGCGGAGTGTATAACTCCTATGTCTTTACCTGTTCCTTGAAATTGCAGGATCGTCAGGGCAATGTCCTCTGGTCG
Proteins encoded in this region:
- a CDS encoding 2-oxoacid:acceptor oxidoreductase family protein — its product is MQAFNIYLCGVGGQGIGLLSEILLRASDYAGYCAKAVDTHGLAQRGGTVISQIRLGDMVHTPLIPERGADLVVALERHEALRAVQAALRDGGTLVYYDTALQPLGVRLGREDEISTDVLDAACAQRGIGVCRVSRTNIPDTRMENIVVLSTIHRQKLIPGLETDHFLRAMEDLLSGAVLAANLQLFHQA
- the gdhA gene encoding NADP-specific glutamate dehydrogenase, with amino-acid sequence MENIKFVLDRDPQEREFQQAVHEVFESIQPVLDKNPQYRRQAILERIVEPERVILFRVPWIDDQGQVRVNRGFRIQMNSAIGPYKGGLRFHPSVNLSILKFLAFEQVFKNALTSLPMGGGKGGADFDPKGKSENEVMRFCQSFMTELFRYIGPNTDVPAGDIGVGAREIGYLFGMYKKLAGEFTGVLTGKSLNWGGSLIRPEATGYGCVYFAAEMLATRSQTLEGKTCLVSGAGNVAQYTIEKLLDLGAKPVTCSDSSGYIYDPQGIDRAKLAFLKDLKNLRRGRVSAYAEKYPEAVYTAADHDLGYNPLWNHKADCAFPCATQNEINEQDANNLVNNGVTALAEGANMPTTPEGVNIFLDHKLLYGPGKAANAGGVSVSGLEMSQNSMRLNWPREEVDKRLKGIMQNIHRMCKETAEHYGAPGNYVVGANIAGFVKVVNSMIDQGVV
- a CDS encoding 4Fe-4S binding protein, yielding MQKLRAILHILFTFDPAARLDLFRAFPAIRRFFSHRSNIAILRTFGDIAFSGLIILGIFGPQDPERNITLFLAWGVWWTGVVLSWFFVGKLWCGVCPFLGIGRLLQKIGLSFNLEPPHALRRNFIHIAVLLFAAIIWAEAVTDLKHSPLGTALLLLSILAGATIMAVLFKHQAWCRYVCPLGKIIGAGATMSMIELRASQETCRTCRKTACKKGRPGLRGCPVYLGAHNVRNSLDCLLCGRCVLLCEKDSPRLLLRNPFVEVVAARGRELTSILIIPFLAGSQWARFIQESDWYFATLQSTGMPPPVIFTALLLLCFFAFIGLVSLGNRFLGTKKTGLPLQSSPMIPVLTPLALSGELIYRLDYLLTEAGKFPAVIAGQFNLPGTGLSFTIHPWLLNGLSLLLLVLGALGSLYVISLFQRSKATSMPDARSRQVLRLMVAGVALVYLLLIL